The Rhineura floridana isolate rRhiFlo1 chromosome 8, rRhiFlo1.hap2, whole genome shotgun sequence genome includes a region encoding these proteins:
- the GTPBP1 gene encoding GTP-binding protein 1 isoform X3, with translation MMPLLVLWLVMVSPTSEQYDSLLRQMWERMDEGCGETIYVIGQGSDGTEYGLSDADMEASYATVKSMAEQIDADVILLREHQEAGGKVRDYLVRKRVGDNDFLEVRVAVVGNVDAGKSTLLGVLTHGELDNGRGFARQKLFRHKHEIESGRTSSVGNDILGFDSEGNVVNKPDSHGGSLEWTKICEKSTKVITFIDLAGHEKYLKTTVFGMTGHLPDFCMLMVGSNAGIVGMTKEHLGLALALNVPVFVVVTKIDMCPANILQETLKLLQRLLKSPGCRKIPVLVQSKDDVIVTASNFSSERMCPIFQISNVTGENLELLKMFLNLLSPRTSYREEEPAEFQIDDTYSVPGVGTVVSGTTLRGLIKLNDTLLLGPDPLGNFLPIAVKSIHRKRMPVKEVRGGQTASFALKKIKRSSIRKGMVMVSPRLNPQASWEFEAEILVLHHPTTISPRYQAMVHCGSIRQTATILSMDKDCLRTGDKATVHFRFIKTPEYLHIDQRLVFREGRTKAVGTITKLLQTTNNSPMNSKPQQIKMQSTKKGPLTKREEGGAQAGVAAVSPTVTDDAVSLGAAPSAPPNAQQPQVKAGGGGRRRGGQRHKVKSQGAIVTPAGGC, from the exons CTAGTAATGGTGAGCCCAACATCAGAACAATATGATAGCTTGCTGCGACAGATGTGGGAGAGGATGGATGAAGGATGTGGGGAGACCATCTATGTTATTGGACAAGGATCAG ATGGGACTGAGTATGGGCTCAGTGATGCAGACATGGAAGCTTCCTATGCTACAGTGAAGAGCATGGCTGAGCAAATAGATGCAGATGTGATCCTCTTGCGGGAGCACCAGGAGGCAGGAGGCAAAGTGCGTGATTACCTGGTTCGGAAACGTGTGGGTGACAACGATTTCCTGGAGGTCAG GGTAGCAGTGGTTGGCAATGTGGATGCTGGGAAGAGCACTCTACTGGGTGTCCTCACCCATGGTGAGCTGGACAATGGACGTGGCTTTGCCCGGCAAAAGCTTTTCCGCCACAAGCACGAAATTGAGTCGGGCCGTACTAGCAGCGTGGGCAATGACATCTTGGGCTTCGACAGCGAGGGCAATGTAGTGAACAAGCCCGACAGCCATGGTGGAAGTTTGGAGTGGACTAAGATTTGTGAGAAATCGACAAAGGTCATAACTTTCATTGACCTGGCTGGCCATGAGAAGTACCTGAAGACTACAGTCTTTGGCATGACTGGGCACCTACCTGACTTTTGCATGTTAATG GTTGGCAGCAATGCTGGAATTGTTGGGATGACCAAGGAGCACCTGGGCCTTGCATTGGCGCTCAATGTCCCAGTCTTTGTGGTGGTAACCAAGATTGACATGTGTCCTGCCAACATTCTTCAAG AAACCCTGAAGCTATTACAGCGACTTCTGAAGTCTCCAGGATGCAGGAAGATCCCTGTCTTGGTCCAGAGCAAAGATGATGTTATCGTTACTGCCTCCAACTTCAGCTCAGAAAG GATGTGTCCAATATTCCAGATTTCCAATGTCACTGGTGAGAACCTGGAACTGCTTAAGATGTTTCTCAATCTCCTGTCTCCAAGGACCAGTTACAGGGAAGAGGAGCCTGCAGAATTCCAAATAGATGACACTTACTCTGTTCCC GGCGTTGGGACGGTGGTGTCTGGGACAACACTAAGAGGCCTGATCAAGTTAAATGACACCTTGCTTCTAGGCCCAGACCCGCTGGGTAACTTCTTGCCCATTGCTGTGAAGTCCATCCACCGCAAACGCATGCCAGTCAAAGAGGTGCGGGGAGGCCAGACTGCCTCCTTTGCTCTGAAAAAG ATCAAGCGCTCCTCTATCAGGAAAGGTATGGTGATGGTGTCTCCTCGATTGAATCCTCAAGCGTCTTGGGAATTTGAAGCAGAGATTCTGGTCCTGCATCACCCTACCACCATAAGTCCACGTTATCAGGCAATGG TGCACTGTGGCAGCATCCGCCAGACAGCCACTATCCTCAGCATGGACAAAGATTGTCTCCGGACAGGAGACAAGGCTACCGTCCACTTCCGCTTCATCAAGACCCCAGAATACTTGCACATAGACCAGCGGCTGGTTTTCCGTGAGGGGCGTACCAAAGCTGTGGGTACCATCACCAAG TTACTCCAGACCACGAATAACTCTCCAATGAACTCCAAACCTCAGCAGATCAAGATGCAGTCGACAAAAAAGGGGCCCCTGACCAAGCGAGAGGAGGGGGGAGCCCAGGCAGGCGTGGCGGCAGTGAGTCCCACAGTAACGGATGATGCTGTTTCGTTGGGAGCAGCTCCCTCAGCACCTCCTAATGCCCAGCAACCTCAG GTGAAGGCTGGTGGAGGTGGCCGGCGGCGTGGAGGCCAGCGCCATAAAGTGAAGTCTCAAGGGGCTATCGTGACTCCTGCTGGTGGCTGTTGA
- the GTPBP1 gene encoding GTP-binding protein 1 isoform X4 has protein sequence MVSPTSEQYDSLLRQMWERMDEGCGETIYVIGQGSDGTEYGLSDADMEASYATVKSMAEQIDADVILLREHQEAGGKVRDYLVRKRVGDNDFLEVRVAVVGNVDAGKSTLLGVLTHGELDNGRGFARQKLFRHKHEIESGRTSSVGNDILGFDSEGNVVNKPDSHGGSLEWTKICEKSTKVITFIDLAGHEKYLKTTVFGMTGHLPDFCMLMVGSNAGIVGMTKEHLGLALALNVPVFVVVTKIDMCPANILQETLKLLQRLLKSPGCRKIPVLVQSKDDVIVTASNFSSERMCPIFQISNVTGENLELLKMFLNLLSPRTSYREEEPAEFQIDDTYSVPGVGTVVSGTTLRGLIKLNDTLLLGPDPLGNFLPIAVKSIHRKRMPVKEVRGGQTASFALKKIKRSSIRKGMVMVSPRLNPQASWEFEAEILVLHHPTTISPRYQAMVHCGSIRQTATILSMDKDCLRTGDKATVHFRFIKTPEYLHIDQRLVFREGRTKAVGTITKLLQTTNNSPMNSKPQQIKMQSTKKGPLTKREEGGAQAGVAAVSPTVTDDAVSLGAAPSAPPNAQQPQVKAGGGGRRRGGQRHKVKSQGAIVTPAGGC, from the exons ATGGTGAGCCCAACATCAGAACAATATGATAGCTTGCTGCGACAGATGTGGGAGAGGATGGATGAAGGATGTGGGGAGACCATCTATGTTATTGGACAAGGATCAG ATGGGACTGAGTATGGGCTCAGTGATGCAGACATGGAAGCTTCCTATGCTACAGTGAAGAGCATGGCTGAGCAAATAGATGCAGATGTGATCCTCTTGCGGGAGCACCAGGAGGCAGGAGGCAAAGTGCGTGATTACCTGGTTCGGAAACGTGTGGGTGACAACGATTTCCTGGAGGTCAG GGTAGCAGTGGTTGGCAATGTGGATGCTGGGAAGAGCACTCTACTGGGTGTCCTCACCCATGGTGAGCTGGACAATGGACGTGGCTTTGCCCGGCAAAAGCTTTTCCGCCACAAGCACGAAATTGAGTCGGGCCGTACTAGCAGCGTGGGCAATGACATCTTGGGCTTCGACAGCGAGGGCAATGTAGTGAACAAGCCCGACAGCCATGGTGGAAGTTTGGAGTGGACTAAGATTTGTGAGAAATCGACAAAGGTCATAACTTTCATTGACCTGGCTGGCCATGAGAAGTACCTGAAGACTACAGTCTTTGGCATGACTGGGCACCTACCTGACTTTTGCATGTTAATG GTTGGCAGCAATGCTGGAATTGTTGGGATGACCAAGGAGCACCTGGGCCTTGCATTGGCGCTCAATGTCCCAGTCTTTGTGGTGGTAACCAAGATTGACATGTGTCCTGCCAACATTCTTCAAG AAACCCTGAAGCTATTACAGCGACTTCTGAAGTCTCCAGGATGCAGGAAGATCCCTGTCTTGGTCCAGAGCAAAGATGATGTTATCGTTACTGCCTCCAACTTCAGCTCAGAAAG GATGTGTCCAATATTCCAGATTTCCAATGTCACTGGTGAGAACCTGGAACTGCTTAAGATGTTTCTCAATCTCCTGTCTCCAAGGACCAGTTACAGGGAAGAGGAGCCTGCAGAATTCCAAATAGATGACACTTACTCTGTTCCC GGCGTTGGGACGGTGGTGTCTGGGACAACACTAAGAGGCCTGATCAAGTTAAATGACACCTTGCTTCTAGGCCCAGACCCGCTGGGTAACTTCTTGCCCATTGCTGTGAAGTCCATCCACCGCAAACGCATGCCAGTCAAAGAGGTGCGGGGAGGCCAGACTGCCTCCTTTGCTCTGAAAAAG ATCAAGCGCTCCTCTATCAGGAAAGGTATGGTGATGGTGTCTCCTCGATTGAATCCTCAAGCGTCTTGGGAATTTGAAGCAGAGATTCTGGTCCTGCATCACCCTACCACCATAAGTCCACGTTATCAGGCAATGG TGCACTGTGGCAGCATCCGCCAGACAGCCACTATCCTCAGCATGGACAAAGATTGTCTCCGGACAGGAGACAAGGCTACCGTCCACTTCCGCTTCATCAAGACCCCAGAATACTTGCACATAGACCAGCGGCTGGTTTTCCGTGAGGGGCGTACCAAAGCTGTGGGTACCATCACCAAG TTACTCCAGACCACGAATAACTCTCCAATGAACTCCAAACCTCAGCAGATCAAGATGCAGTCGACAAAAAAGGGGCCCCTGACCAAGCGAGAGGAGGGGGGAGCCCAGGCAGGCGTGGCGGCAGTGAGTCCCACAGTAACGGATGATGCTGTTTCGTTGGGAGCAGCTCCCTCAGCACCTCCTAATGCCCAGCAACCTCAG GTGAAGGCTGGTGGAGGTGGCCGGCGGCGTGGAGGCCAGCGCCATAAAGTGAAGTCTCAAGGGGCTATCGTGACTCCTGCTGGTGGCTGTTGA